A region of the Dromaius novaehollandiae isolate bDroNov1 chromosome W, bDroNov1.hap1, whole genome shotgun sequence genome:
CTCCATAGTGCATCACAAGCACCATTCATGATAAAGCACAGGTATTATGTTACAGCTTGCTTCCAGCACTAGGATAGTTCACCTTTTAATGTTGCCAAATAAATGTTACTGCTCAGTGGACCAAACTCAGGACAGTAATAATAATGCCTTCCAGTAATAATAAACTGAATTTTTGTCATGAATAACAGCTTTTAGTATCTGCCAACAATACCCCATACTTATGGCAGATGGGTTCGGTTCAAGACAGTGACAAAATTCAGTGGTTTCCACCGCTAACAGATGCCATGAATTTTTACCCTGTGATTGGAGATCAAATCTGTAAGATATATACCCTGGAAATTAAAGCATTGACCTAGATGTGAATAAAATGAATAGACTGCAAATAATAGAGACACCATTCCTGCATTTCTAGGCTATTTTTAATCATTGAAATGCCACATTTCAGCTGTCTCTGGTCTGTTTGCTTTGCATTCTTAGGGCACATTCATTAGTAAAACCATTACCTGATAATCCTGACACATCAGATTTAGGTAGATGCCTGGCTTTTAAAACCACCACAGTTAGTGTGTTCGTTGTAGACTGATAACAGAGAGAGATCAGTAATTCTCCACGCCCAGATGATTTCTgaggaagtgaaagagaaaaagaaagaagactcTTTATGAGCAATTATACTGACAAAGCTTGAAACTGGAAttaagaataagatttttttaaatgtcacataATTGTATATCCTGAGCTGGTGTAAAAGGTTATAATTTATGGAGCTATGCTGCTTTATGTAGCAGATATTATTTCCCTCTACTGTAGTTACATAACTCTTGTTATGGTTTGCTAGTAGACtgagcaaaaataaatgaataaataaataaataaagtgaaaatatGGTTTAATATAGCATCATTAGTTTCAGAGATGAAAAACTAAATCCTAGATCCTGGGAAACAAtctcagtgaaaggaaaagatCTTAAGCAAAACTAAATTCTGTAAAAGACGCATTAAGAGTTGAATAGAGATAAATCACAAAAATCtttaataaaatctttttaaCCAGTAAGGATTCAAACTGTTACTGAAGTCTCATCCCTAACACTCTCCAAAGGACTATAATATAAATGGGATAAAGATGAGATCAAAGACTTTCTTTATAATTATTAGATTTGAATTTGCAGAAGTAATAGACTTATTTCACAAAAACGAAGAAGGCAGGGGAAGCAAACAGAAACAATACTTTATATACCAGAAAACGCAATAAGGTATCAACAAAATATCAGTGACATAGTTATAGTTATAATACAGGAGCAGTAGAATTGCAAAATACCAATATTAGTTATAGGTATCTTGTCTGGTAGACATTTATTTGATTTGGCAGTGTGCTTGGTCTTTGAAAACAATCAGATGGAAAGTCAATACACACTCCACTTCCTTGGTAGAGATTAAGAGATGTGGGTGTGATGCGTGTGCATTTATGTGGTTCAGTTGCAATTGTTGTAAATGGTCTTCACTTTCTGAAACCAGATAAAATGATAGGAATTATTTTAGCCCAGTGAAGTCAGtaagttttgccactgacttcagtgaggctttgGCTTCTCCTATATCTTATCCTTAGTAGAGCTGTCGCTTGTGTCACTATTCTTGAGAAAGAGGCAGTAAcagcacagaaagaaacagtATACTACACCAACAGTGCTGTTTCTATTAGGTTCCAATACCATAACTAAAGAACACCTGCATTCTTTAAGAACCTGCTACAAAACCCATGGAGTTAAAGATTTACATTGACTTTAACAACCTTTGAGAAAGGGTGATTTCAAATtgaaaagggaagggaggaaaggggaataaTACACAAATCTTTgcattctttccttttaaagcaaattaatgTGAATCGACGCCTCTTGGCCTAATGTATATAGGTCCACTCAAGCCTACTGGACCAGCTGAAAAAGGAAGTAGAGTTTAGGACTTCAATAATTTCTTGTAGTATGCTCACTGTAATGTTCTTTTATTACATTTGTGTAATTGCTTCCTTATACTGCCATTATGAAAGCATCTACATGATTCTTATAATTAACTTGTTCCCTTTTCTTTGTAATGTGCTGGCAGCATTACACAAGAATGATAGATAAAACTAGCACAATACttttaaagattaaataaaaatatgttacCCTAACATTTCTTTTGATGATCTCTCTGTCCATTAGCATCCTTCCTTCTGACAATTCAATTCCTGCGAGGGGAATGAGGACTTCTCCAATGACATCATCTCTGGAAAACCTGTCAAAGCTCAAGATCATAAAGTGAAGTGTTAAGTCTTGGATTTGGCTATAGGGGATCCCATAAAATGTGAAAGTCTCATCAAAAGCTGGATCTAAGGTTTTTCTCAGCACTCTGGTTTTCACCTTGTGCTTCTTCTCAGGCAGGATTGTCATTTTGATATAGGGATCAGAAGTCATTGACTGTTCATCCATTGCTGGCAGCCCACGTGCTTCTTTGATATTCACTACAAATGCCTTTTTCTCAAAGTTGTACTctaaggagaaaaagagagttcctagtttgtcttgtttttcttcagatgacAGGGATGTGGTAGATTTTAAACTATCAGGGGATAcagaatctttctttctttctgcaaagtGCTTTGGAGACAAGTTTTCAAGATCTGGAGAGCTCTGGATTTTCGGGGTTGTTTTGGGGAAGTTGCCATTTAGATCTCTCTTCTCCAGGTCAAGATGGAGAGAATTCTTTGGCATCACTGATTTgttctttgtttcacttttatCATCTGCTCCAAACTTCTTCTTACTGTTGAGATTTTCAGGGTAAATGTCAACCCCCTTCAGAACATGGACAAACTTATATGGAGGGGTCTTATTGGATTTGGAAGATTTACGCTGGCAGCAGATCCAAGCAAAAAGGGAGACAGAGAAGACAAGGCCAAATGCACTAAAGATCCCAACCACTGTAGGAATTTCAtctgcaaattaaataaatagcaaCAAACACATAAGTAGCAGTGCCTTGGACTCCGTgtgatatttaataaaataataatttaataaagcaAACTGATATGAGGTAGCAATAGCAGCAGGGCCGAGAGGCTGAAAATGCTTTGCATTATACATATTGCTCGCCACCTGCAGGCATAAATGTGCAGTCCCATACTACGGCACACTTATGTTAGTACTTTTCCATACACAGTGTGATTGGAAGGAAAATACTATTCCTGTTCTAATAGTAATAACCATTAGTAATTGCTCGAAAATCACTCATCCCTCTATGTGTAGTTTCTGACTTCATATGGAACAATTTTGTCTGGGTGTGAGCTTTGTCAGAAGGCTTCAGCTTTGAGTTTATGGAGCTTTGTTGGTTAGATAAAACAGATTCTGAAATATGCATTACTTATAGATCCATCATCTACTTTTCACACTGCTTCCTAGAACACTTTGTACACTCAATTAACTCATTTTTTATGGTCTGATCCTATAATTGCCTGGAGGTATCTCTTAAAAGAATAGAGTTTAAGAGGAGGTTATAACACTCAACAGTTTCAATGGGATTTTCAATACTTTGCAGGAGGATGTCTATGAAAAAAATTTAGAATAATTATATACCAAGTGTCTTTTCCAGATGGACGTGACATTCGGCAGTCACATGTGAGTCCAAAGCTGAAAAAGCTCTTTAGTGTATTGTTGATACCTACTAAGCTTTGAATCTAAGAAACTATAAATCAAAGCTATGGGAAGTTTACAGGAAGAGTCGCTACTTTTTAGGAGTATGtaagaaaaatattagaaaatatttttattctacatTACCATGAATCCTATACTTAAAAGCTGCATAAAGAGAAAGCGGTGCAAGTGTTACAACCTCAGTTGTCATGTGGATACAATAGTTACATGGAGAGTATCATTAGCCCTTCACAACCAGGCATTGAAGGGGCAAATGAGCTCAACTAATTGGAAATCCAATTTTGCCCATAAGTAACATTACTAAGTGAGTTTAAACCTCCCACAATGTAACAATCAAAGCTAAATCCTTATTCCCTGCACCAGTGGAAGACTAGTAGAATATTAATGGAATGACATTGTTTATGCATAAAGGCAATTGTGTAACAGTTCTGGTTCTCTGGCAAATAATTAGCAGATCTTTCTGGATGAGAATAACAGCACTATCCCTCTCCATGTGTGACTAAATCAGTTTCATCCAGGTAAAAGCTAGGCAGATGGATATGCTGCCACCATACCTTTGCTTTTTAGTGAgatgattaaaatatatatatatatatatataatcaagTCAAATTAAGACATAATGTTCCAGCACATAAAGAATCAGGCCTGCCTGTTAATTTCATTTAACAATAATCATGtcactttccctttcccttcaagCTGCATCATTCTGCATACTTAACTGTAAGAACTCAATGAAATGATTGAAAATTATATACATaaccaaaaagtattttttctaacTTAAGCACGTGGCTCTGAGTTTCATGAATTCCCTGGGCTGCAGAAATTTAAATGTACATGGTAGAAATGTAGAAAACAAGAAGTAATTGAAAATTAATTGAATACTTTAAATAGCTTTTAAGTATGATTTGCACATTTCCAATACTATTTAGTGAGATAACATTTTGACTTTTTGTAGTGATGGAAATGATGCTATATTTTAATTCAACAGCTACTGAAAGTAGTGGTAGGATCAATTTAGTTTTTACAGTGTTAATTATCTTTAAATAAGTAATTAGATGAGCATGATGTCACAAATGTAGTTACAAACATCAAGTGGGTGGGGTAGGAAAGAAGATGTAATGGTAACTCAAATGATTTCACATTCACAACTAATTATGTTACAACGTGAATTTCTTGCTGTTGTCATAAGGCAAATCATCTGGTTAGTCATTCAACATAGTATATTAATAGGAAACACCATCTATTGATCCTGGGGTAAACTGTTATTTCAGTTACGTGATGTAAATCTGGAGTCACTTCACTTAGGTCAATGGAATGATCCTTGAATTAAAACACTGCTGAAGCAAACAAAATCTTGTCTAGAGTCAATATTTGTAAAGGAgaatacagaaacatttctaCTTACTGTTTTTTTGAGTAAAGCTatttatatatagagagagatctCTTTTAGAAATGCACATATATGACTGCTCCTGAAACTTCCTGTATCACCTACATCCAGTGGTTAGAAACAATACAACTGAAAAGTTCATTGTTATCATTGTTATTTTCAGCAAACCCAAGTTAATCAAATGCAACTGTTTAGCTAAAAAAAGTGGGATCTTGTATTTTCATATTCCTAGCAAGGTCCTTAACAAGGCTACCTTTTGCTTTGACTTACAGTTCACAATAAAAATAAGAGTTCTACagtaagaaaaaaggaatgacaATTATTCCAAAAATGGCTTGAACAAAGATTTTCTCTGTGCCTCGGGATGTGTTTGCACCATTTAACTCTGAAGCCACGTTACTTTAATCAGAGGCAGAGAAAACAACCCCAAATCTCCTTGATCCAGAAACGCACCCACACAGACCTTTTCATTTCTCCCAGTGCGTTACAGGGGGTAGGGGTAGGGGctaaggggagagagagagagaaggggaagaaagaaaattcacaCAACTTCTGGGACTGAAGACGACTGGGAGAAATGCGGCTCCTCCAAACACGGTATGTGCTGGGAGGCGCTGGGGTGGCTCGGCAGAGGCTGCGTGCGGGCGCTTCGCCTGGGGAgaggcagcagccccgcgccccgcgggcggcgAGTTGGGGCCGGGACGCGCTTACCGAACTGCTGGCGGCTGGCCGCTATCGGAGCCATGTTGGCGGCGTGCGCTGTCCTGGGTGCTGGAGCCGCTGTCCGGGGAGCTGCAGCCGCTGTCCGGGGAGCTGCAGCCGCTGCCCGGGGTGCCGAGCGCCCTGCCCGCGGTAGGGGAGCCGCTGCCCGCGGTGCCGAGCGCCCTGCCCGCGGTGCCGAGCGCGCTGTCCTGCCGTCCCCCGGCTCTTCGCTCGCACAGCGCCCGGACAACCGTCTTTtccagggtgtttttttttaaaaaaaaaaaaaagcaaaacaaaaccggGAGACACGAGCGgtggggaaggtggaggaggaggctgcgagggggctggaggaggggggggaggggaagcttCGGTCCTCCCCTTTGCACACTGATTTGCAACCCCCTTCCTGTTTTGGCTCTTCTGAGTAGCTCCGCTCCGAGACTGAAGACGTGGTTGAAACCCAAATTGACGCAATCCTGACGCTACAGGGCTGAAATCAGCACCTTTCCCAcctcccatcccccccccccccaaccaccacaccctccctcttccctcacatacccctccctccctcttcctggggATTGAACACACACTCATCGATTATTTTAACTGCCCTGCTGCAGGATATGAGCTTCCACCCTCCATCGGACACAGACAAGGGAATGCTAATGTCTCTGATTGTGTAATACACGGGTGTGTCTGTTTCACTGGGgtaggatttatttatttttttatttatctatcAGCTGGCCAGGCTACAATGATGTGAAGGAAATGCCAACTCGCATGGTCCAGACACCTTGGCTCCAACTGCAAGGCATACGTTTCTCCTATGACTGACGTGATTCACTTATTGGATTTGACTCATGAAAACTCCTGACGTGTCTTCTCCctgtccctcctccctgcccgctcccctccccccacaagaaaaaaaccctctcagtCCTCGGTTtgcaaatttttttctctcttcctctcttgtcCTTCCTACTGGTCTGGGGAAGAGCTGAATCTGTGTGGATTCTTCTGGATCCTACCAGGTTTGCCTATCTGTCTCCTAGTCTGAACTAAGAACactgcggggctggggggcgggaagggggcagggagggcaggcaggaggatgggagaaacagaacaaaaaagcagTGCTGCCTTT
Encoded here:
- the LOC112985115 gene encoding synaptotagmin-4 isoform X1, which codes for MAPIAASRQQFDEIPTVVGIFSAFGLVFSVSLFAWICCQRKSSKSNKTPPYKFVHVLKGVDIYPENLNSKKKFGADDKSETKNKSVMPKNSLHLDLEKRDLNGNFPKTTPKIQSSPDLENLSPKHFAERKKDSVSPDSLKSTTSLSSEEKQDKLGTLFFSLEYNFEKKAFVVNIKEARGLPAMDEQSMTSDPYIKMTILPEKKHKVKTRVLRKTLDPAFDETFTFYGIPYSQIQDLTLHFMILSFDRFSRDDVIGEVLIPLAGIELSEGRMLMDREIIKRNVRKSSGRGELLISLCYQSTTNTLTVVVLKARHLPKSDVSGLSDPYVKVNLYHAKKRISKKKTHVKKCTPNAVFNELFVFDIPCEGLDDISIEFLVLDSDRGSRNEVIGRLTLGSSAEGTGGEHWKEICEYPRRQIAKWHMLCDG
- the LOC112985115 gene encoding synaptotagmin-4 isoform X2, producing MAPIAASRQQFDEIPTVVGIFSAFGLVFSVSLFAWICCQRKSSKSNKTPPYKFVHVLKGVDIYPENLNSKKKFGADDKSETKNKSVMPKNSLHLDLEKRDLNGNFPKTTPKIQSSPDLENLSPKHFAERKKDSVSPDSLKSTTSLSSEEKQDKLGTLFFSLEYNFEKKAFVVNIKEARGLPAMDEQSMTSDPYIKMTILPEKKHKVKTRVLRKTLDPAFDETFTFYGIPYSQIQDLTLHFMILSFDRFSRDDVIGEVLIPLAGIELSEGRMLMDREIIKRNKSSGRGELLISLCYQSTTNTLTVVVLKARHLPKSDVSGLSDPYVKVNLYHAKKRISKKKTHVKKCTPNAVFNELFVFDIPCEGLDDISIEFLVLDSDRGSRNEVIGRLTLGSSAEGTGGEHWKEICEYPRRQIAKWHMLCDG